In Candidatus Binatia bacterium, the genomic stretch GGAACGGCGACATCGAAGCCGGCTACGTCCATGAGCTCTCTCCGACCGGCATTTCGCTCGATCAGTTAAAAAATTCTCCGGGCGGAGTGACTGTCCCGATCGCACCACGCTACCAAAAACACGCTGAATTGAGTGAGAATGGAAAGTTCCGGGGCTTCGCCACGCCTTCGGGCAAGGTCGAGCTTTATTCGCACCGCTTCGCCGAGTACGGCTATCCGCCGCTCCCGGATTATCAAGAGCCGGCGATGAGTCCGGCGAGCCGGCCGGATATCGCCGGAGATTTTCCACTGGTGCTCACGAACGCGAAGTTCACGACTTTCATCCATAGCCAGCTCCGGGCGCTGCCCGCGCTGAGAAAATCGTCGCCGGAGCCGACGGCTGAGCTTCACCCGGAGACAGCAGCGACGTACGGAGTGAAGAACAAAGATTGGATGATCGTGGAAAGTCCCAGAGGCGCGATTCGCGTGCGCGCCCATGTGACAGACAGAATCATTCCCGGCGTCGTTTGCTGCCAGCACGGCTGGTGGCAGGAGTGCCGCTCCCTCGACCGACCAGGCTACGATCCATACGCCGATAATGGCGCCAATCCGAGCGTCCTTGTCGGCACGGAGCTGGCCGATCCCGTCAGCGGCTCGTTGCCCCACCGGTCTTATCTGTGCCGCGTCCGGCCGGCCGGATAGATTGCAAGCCCGGATTATTCACGATCAGCCCTCAAGCGCGAGCCGCTCCGGGCGAGGGCAATAGTTTCTGTGGCTCGAGGGCCGCCCTCGCCTGCCACCCCAAGGGGTGCTAATTCCATCTGCCAGGGGCCTGTGGTTCGACTTCGCTCACCACCCTGAGCCTATCGAAGGGCCGTGTGCTCCACGTCTCTGTGCCCTACCTACGCCCTTCGGGCTCGCGCTCTCGGGCTTTCTGCTTCCACGCGGGCACGGTTCCGCAGGGGCGAGGATGAAAGCCGCAGGCACAGGGACGCGGAGGTTAAATGGCTTGCGAGGTACTTGGCATCCCGGACATGGTGTTTCGATTGTTCGCTGCAGTGCGAATGTTTCGACAGAGTCCATGAGGCACTGACCTATTGCCTGCGGCTGGAAGACCCGCCCGCTGCGGAACCGGGGGAAATGACACTCCGTTGATAGGATCACCGGTGGTATGAATAATCCGGGCAAGTTTTCAGCCGGCACGGGAGTTTCTCGAAGGACCGATGCGTGAGACGGGAAGCATCAAGCGTACTTCAGAACTTCATTTAGACTCTCGCGCCGCGTAACACTGACGTATCGCATCGGGACGGAGAGAGACTCCCGGGCGGGCGACGTTTCAACCGCCCGACCAGAGCCGTTGATCGTATGCTACGACCCACTTGGCCGTGACCAGCCAGATGCACAAGTCGGAAAGCAGTAGCACAGCCGTCGAGAGCGCGAACGAAACCAGATAACTGCCGCTGAGGTCGAAGAAAAAACCGCCCAACCACGACCCCAAAGCGCCGCCGACGCCGACGCTGATGACCGAGTAGCCGAAAATAGCGCCGAACCCCTTGCCGGAAAAAATATCCGCGGCGAGCGCGGAAAAAATCACGGCTCTGGAACCGAAGCCGATGCCGAAAAAAATGACGTAGACATAGAGCAGCCAAGGTTGCGACGGATCATGGGCGATCATCAGAGCCGCGACGCCGACGAGTGTAGTCAGAATGTTGAGCGTGTAGGCGCCCTGCTTGGAAAACAGATCGGCGACGTAGCCGAATACCATCCGTCCCGCGGTGCTGGTCATGCCCATGAGGCCGAAGATGGTCGCGGCGTAGAGGCGGCTGTAGCCGATATCGACAACGTGCGCGATTTGATGCGTGACGATCACGGTCGTGCCGCCCGCGGCGAAGACCCGGGCGAAAAAGATCAACCAAAACTGGCCGCTCCGCAAGGCGAGCTTCGTGGTCCATTCATTGCCCGTCTTATTATCTTCGCCGCGCACCTCTCCGTAAGGCCCGCTGCGGTAAAAAGTCCACACTAGAGGAAGCAGGCCGATCACTACGATGAACGCGAGAATCTCCAGCGCGCGCTCCCATCCCCAGGTCGAAATCAACCACTCCGTGAAAGGCGCTATCAGAAGAATGCCCACGCCCGTGCCGGCGTAAACGACGCCCAATGCGGAAGCCCGCTTGGAAGAAAACCACTCGGAAATCAGCACCACATGGGGCACCATCCCCATGAAGCTGAGCCCCAAAGCGGAAACCAAGCCGAAGAAGATATAAAATTCCCAGAGGCTCTGAATCCGACTGCTGAGCAGCAAGCCCAGAGCCAGAAGCACGCAGCCTGCGCCGACGATCTTTTTCGGGCCGAAGCGATCTAAAAGATGGCCGACGACCGGCGAGATCACGGCGTCCACTATGAGCACGACCGAAAATACCCCCGCCGTGATCGCCCGGCTCCAGCCGAAAGAGTCCAAAAGAGCGACGTAGAAAACGCCGAATGACGAATTGAGACCGCGGGAAAAGCCCATCGTGATGAAGGCCAGAGCCGCGATGGCCCAGGGACGGGAAGGGGAGCGCATCTATATTTGCCGGTGAACTTGCAGCCTACGTTGACTTGAGAGGAATATCAGGGATCGTTGGGATGTAAAAGAAAAAAAAGAGGGAGGCGTCTCAAAGAGCGCCCCCCTCTGGATCGAACCTGAAGCCGTGTTACTTCGTTGCCGGCTTGGCTTCGGCCGGCTTCGCTGTCTTTTCCGCCGGCTTGGTCTCAGCCGCCTTGGCCGTCGTCGTCGGCTTGCTCTTCGCGATCGAGCGCAGAGTAAGCTTGCCCTCTGCTTCGCCATAGGCGACCTTCACGGTGTCTCCTACCTTGACCTTCGCCAATGATTCCTTTGCACTCGGGGTAGCGTCGGTGAACGTGAGCTCTTTGTCCTTGCTTTTCACCTTCGCGGTGCCCGCATTGGCATCGGCGGCGGTAAGCTCGCCGGTTGCGGTCTTCGCCTTCGCCGTCGTCTTCTTCTCCGCCGGCTTGGCTTCAGCCGGCTTGGCCGGAGCGGAAGACTTCATGCCCGCGCTTCCGGTGGTGCCGGTAGACCCGCTGCCCTGAGCGAGGGCAACGCCGGCGAACACAACCGTTACGGCAGCCACTGCAAACAACCTTAGGATACTTTTCATATATTCACCCCCTTTGTTCCATTTAGACGTTCGCGCGGGCGATCCATTCAAATGAACCTCCGTGTCCGGTTCCTTGCATTATCCCGCCCTCCCCTTAGCGTTAAGTTCAATGGATGTTTCAGGGTATGATGGTGGGTGAAAGTTAGCCGAAGAGTTTCAGCTGCTCCTTGGGTCTACGAAATTGCTCGCTGCTCAGGCCGGGCGATCTCTCTTCAATCCCGGCTTTCCTGCACGCTACGCGGAACAGATCGGCCATCTGTTCGGCGAAGATGCCCTCGCCCCTCATACGGCTGTTGAATTGCGGATCGTTTAAATTGCCGCCGCGGATCGTGCGAATGCGATTCAGCACCTTATTCTTTTTTTCGGGATAGTTCCGTTCCAGCCACTCTTCGAAGAGATCCTTTACCGCATGCGGCAGACGCAGCGCGACATAGCCTGCGTAGCGCGCGCCGGCCTTTGCGGCGGCCTGAGCGATCGCCGGGGCCTCGGAGTCCGTAAGTCCCGGGATCATCGGCGCTTGTAAGTAGCCGACGGGAATGCCCGCTTGAGATAGAGCGGAGATCGCGGCCAGACGCCGGGCGGGGCGCGAGGCGCGCGGTTCCATCACACCGGAAAGTTTTTCGTCCAGCGTCGTCAGGGAAATGAAAACCGCAGCGCATCGATGACGCGCCAGGTCGGATAAGATGTCGATGTCGCGCGTGACGAGATAATTTTTCGTCACAATCGTCACCGGGTTGCGAAATTCCAGCAACACTTGGAGGCATCGGCGCGTGAGCCCGAGCTTTTTCTCCGCCGGTTGATAGCAGTCGGTGACTCCGCTCATCGCCAAAACCCGCGGCTTCCACTTGGGGCTCGCCAGTTCTTTGCGCAACAATTCGGGCGCATCCGCTTTCACCATGATCTTGGTTTCGAAGTCCAGCCCGGCCGAGAAACCCAGATACTCGTGCGTGGGACGCGCGTAGCAGTAAATGCAGCCGTGCTCGCAGCCGCGATAAGGGTTGACGCTGGCGTCGAAGCCCACGTCCGGGCTATCGTTGTAGGCGATGATCGACTTGGAAGAGTCGGTAAGAAAGGTGGTCGCGGGAGAGGAGATTTCGTCGGCGGCGAGCGGCTCGGGGACCCGCTCGATTTTCTCGAAGCGGTTCTTCGGGTTATCGGCGGAGCCGCGGCCGCGAGGCGGAGACGGCGTCTTCATAGAAGATTCCCTAATGCCTAATACTACTCTCTTGACCGCGCCCGAGAGCCAGCGCCGTGAGGCCTCGCTTCCGCAATTATCCTGCTGCCGGCGGAGTTTCTGGGGCTGCCGGCGGCGGCGTGGCTGCGGGAGCGGCCGCCGGTGCAGGCGCCGCGGGTTCCGCCGCCTTGGCGGCCTGGGCCGTCTTGGTCTCGTGCGCCAAATGGCGCGTGAGCCGCTTCAGCCGCTTTATTTTTCTCTGGACCTTTTTAAGCTTCTTGGCATCGCCGGAGGAGGTCAATAGTTCGGCTTTCTGCTTTTTCAGCGCTCGAATATCGTGCTTGATCGAATGGATCGCGTTGGCGTCCTTATGGGTCTCGTCGTAAGCGATGCCTTTGGCCTTGGCGATCGCCTTGATCAATTCCTCTTTTTCCATTCCGCCGACGCCCTGAAGATCCGTCTCCGCCTTGGCAAGATCGCGCAGCTTCGGAATGGTAAGTCTTCTAAGCTCTTTCAGTTCCATCTACTGTTTCCTCCCGTCTGTAATCTGCTAACATACTTTACCGGAAAACCAAAATGGCGACGCAACCTAAAACAAATCCCGACTTCAAGGCGACGCGAGCCCGGGTAAAGGAGATCATCGAGCGTTTGGAAAAGGTCCATCCGGACGCCAAGCTCGCTCTCGACTTTACCAATCCGCTGGAGTTGCTCATCTCGCTGATTCTCGCCGCCCAATCACACGACAGTCTGGTGAACCAGATCACGCCCGCGCTCTTCGCCAAGTATCGC encodes the following:
- a CDS encoding Rho termination factor N-terminal domain-containing protein: MELKELRRLTIPKLRDLAKAETDLQGVGGMEKEELIKAIAKAKGIAYDETHKDANAIHSIKHDIRALKKQKAELLTSSGDAKKLKKVQRKIKRLKRLTRHLAHETKTAQAAKAAEPAAPAPAAAPAATPPPAAPETPPAAG
- a CDS encoding MFS transporter codes for the protein MRSPSRPWAIAALAFITMGFSRGLNSSFGVFYVALLDSFGWSRAITAGVFSVVLIVDAVISPVVGHLLDRFGPKKIVGAGCVLLALGLLLSSRIQSLWEFYIFFGLVSALGLSFMGMVPHVVLISEWFSSKRASALGVVYAGTGVGILLIAPFTEWLISTWGWERALEILAFIVVIGLLPLVWTFYRSGPYGEVRGEDNKTGNEWTTKLALRSGQFWLIFFARVFAAGGTTVIVTHQIAHVVDIGYSRLYAATIFGLMGMTSTAGRMVFGYVADLFSKQGAYTLNILTTLVGVAALMIAHDPSQPWLLYVYVIFFGIGFGSRAVIFSALAADIFSGKGFGAIFGYSVISVGVGGALGSWLGGFFFDLSGSYLVSFALSTAVLLLSDLCIWLVTAKWVVAYDQRLWSGG
- a CDS encoding PA0069 family radical SAM protein, with translation MKTPSPPRGRGSADNPKNRFEKIERVPEPLAADEISSPATTFLTDSSKSIIAYNDSPDVGFDASVNPYRGCEHGCIYCYARPTHEYLGFSAGLDFETKIMVKADAPELLRKELASPKWKPRVLAMSGVTDCYQPAEKKLGLTRRCLQVLLEFRNPVTIVTKNYLVTRDIDILSDLARHRCAAVFISLTTLDEKLSGVMEPRASRPARRLAAISALSQAGIPVGYLQAPMIPGLTDSEAPAIAQAAAKAGARYAGYVALRLPHAVKDLFEEWLERNYPEKKNKVLNRIRTIRGGNLNDPQFNSRMRGEGIFAEQMADLFRVACRKAGIEERSPGLSSEQFRRPKEQLKLFG